One window from the genome of Thermaerobacter marianensis DSM 12885 encodes:
- a CDS encoding HK97 family phage prohead protease yields the protein MPTRGYPTEFKTVSFSLTRFDESAGTVEGYASTWDRDEDGDVIVKGAFKKTIQERVPAGKVKLLDSHRWDSQHVLGTVVEAREEDHGLWIKAIFSGSAEAQAVRQKVLEGHLTAFSIGFESLRDEIKADEQGRPTRYIYEVKLYEVSIVPFPANENAVIMAAKQANGSGRAGMDKPIEPLFPPGTRVRLLVPPHIEGQPTEAIVREAVVGVAYGLLFEGDSTIHRWYVESELAPADGGQAEGHSAGHKYKGVVPFQDLPLADRDRPWDADAAVQRVRRWASRDGSGEKDTIDWARYRRAFVWYDSSNAEHFGSYKLPVADVIDGQLRAVPRAIFAAAAAVQGARGGVDIPASDLPAVRNHLARYYRKMGETPPWEQDSLDLIVAEVKAGRRNSQADFERIAGAISLLWEALNDDEKAQVMERLGLAPAAGPDETPPTDGGEVKGEATEPPTEDASALMAALEVLDAELDLLETEVA from the coding sequence ATGCCGACCCGCGGTTACCCCACGGAGTTCAAGACGGTGTCCTTCTCGTTGACGCGCTTCGACGAGAGCGCGGGCACCGTTGAGGGCTACGCCTCCACGTGGGACCGCGACGAGGACGGGGACGTGATCGTCAAGGGTGCCTTCAAGAAAACGATTCAGGAGCGGGTACCGGCGGGCAAGGTCAAGCTACTGGATTCCCACCGCTGGGACTCGCAGCACGTCCTTGGCACCGTCGTCGAGGCCCGCGAGGAGGATCATGGCCTTTGGATCAAGGCGATTTTCTCAGGTTCCGCCGAGGCGCAGGCCGTCAGGCAGAAGGTGCTGGAGGGACACCTGACCGCCTTCAGTATCGGCTTCGAGAGCTTGCGGGACGAGATCAAGGCTGACGAGCAGGGACGGCCGACCCGCTATATCTACGAGGTCAAGTTGTACGAGGTCAGCATTGTGCCGTTCCCGGCAAACGAAAATGCGGTCATAATGGCGGCCAAGCAGGCTAACGGCTCCGGCAGGGCAGGGATGGATAAGCCGATCGAGCCTTTGTTCCCGCCCGGGACCAGAGTCCGCCTGCTGGTGCCGCCACACATCGAGGGACAGCCCACCGAGGCGATTGTGCGAGAGGCCGTCGTCGGTGTTGCCTACGGGCTCTTGTTCGAGGGCGACAGCACGATCCATCGCTGGTACGTAGAGTCCGAGCTGGCGCCAGCCGACGGGGGCCAAGCGGAGGGGCACAGTGCGGGTCACAAGTACAAGGGCGTCGTGCCATTCCAGGACCTGCCCCTGGCTGATCGCGACCGCCCCTGGGACGCCGACGCAGCCGTTCAACGGGTCCGCCGGTGGGCATCCCGGGATGGGAGTGGCGAGAAGGACACGATCGACTGGGCCCGCTACAGGCGGGCCTTTGTTTGGTACGACAGCTCCAACGCGGAGCACTTCGGCAGCTACAAGTTGCCCGTCGCGGACGTCATCGACGGCCAGCTTCGCGCGGTTCCCCGCGCGATTTTTGCTGCCGCGGCGGCTGTGCAGGGCGCTCGGGGAGGGGTGGACATCCCCGCGAGCGACCTGCCGGCCGTCCGAAACCACCTGGCCCGGTACTACCGCAAGATGGGCGAGACGCCGCCCTGGGAGCAAGACAGCCTGGACTTGATCGTGGCCGAAGTGAAGGCCGGGCGGCGCAACAGCCAGGCGGACTTTGAACGGATTGCCGGGGCGATTTCGCTGCTCTGGGAGGCGCTGAATGACGACGAGAAGGCGCAGGTCATGGAGCGTCTGGGCCTTGCCCCTGCGGCCGGGCCGGATGAGACTCCACCCACCGACGGGGGCGAGGTAAAGGGCGAGGCCACCGAGCCGCCGACGGAGGATGCGTCGGCACTCATGGCGGCCCTGGAGGTTCTGGACGCCGAACTGGACCTGCTTGAGACGGAGGTGGCATGA
- a CDS encoding phage major capsid protein → MTVDLKELVGKARQRVEEARRIVEEYAGKAMPADVKEQVDRLLAEAKELKAQADRAAEVQKLQAWLDEPQYRRPMNEGAAKALAPEDEPAEDGGLSEAQKKKQTRAFFKALRGGLGVLTREERELLNPARKGLVATKALVEDAAGEILVPEEVEAEIYRRLPKLTVIRPLATVRTTGSNRVRRRSLTELQVGWGKLETGTALVQSTPQPGEEYTYVEDLYGLTLVGEDELDDTDVNLTSFVADSFAQAIAEAEDTAFIAGTGHANQQPEGILNAADVPTVAAGQTAAITTDDILTLIYKVPAQHRRNGVLIANPETVLRLRLLKTTDGQYLWQPSLVAGQPDTFAGYPVYDSVDVPTIPTTAGQTNKVAIFGDVRSGYRILDRQGMTVKVLQERYADQGLIGYRVRYRVGGSVVRPEAFAILTVAA, encoded by the coding sequence ATGACCGTGGATCTGAAGGAGTTGGTCGGGAAGGCCCGGCAGCGGGTCGAGGAAGCCCGACGCATTGTCGAGGAGTACGCGGGCAAGGCGATGCCCGCCGATGTCAAGGAACAGGTAGATCGGCTGTTGGCGGAGGCCAAGGAACTGAAAGCACAGGCCGACCGGGCGGCGGAGGTCCAGAAGCTGCAGGCGTGGCTGGACGAGCCCCAGTACCGCCGGCCTATGAACGAGGGCGCAGCCAAGGCCCTTGCGCCGGAGGACGAGCCGGCGGAGGACGGGGGCCTGAGCGAGGCCCAGAAGAAGAAGCAGACCCGGGCGTTCTTCAAGGCTCTGCGTGGTGGGTTGGGCGTATTGACCCGCGAGGAGCGGGAGCTGCTGAACCCGGCCCGCAAGGGGCTGGTGGCAACGAAGGCGCTGGTGGAGGACGCCGCCGGCGAAATCCTGGTGCCCGAGGAAGTGGAGGCGGAGATCTACCGGCGGCTGCCCAAGCTGACCGTCATCCGGCCCCTGGCGACGGTCCGGACCACCGGGTCAAACCGGGTACGCCGTCGGAGCCTGACCGAACTGCAGGTCGGCTGGGGCAAGCTGGAGACCGGCACGGCGCTGGTGCAGTCCACGCCGCAGCCCGGCGAGGAATACACCTACGTCGAGGACCTGTACGGGCTGACGCTGGTCGGCGAGGACGAGCTGGATGACACCGATGTCAACCTGACGTCGTTCGTCGCCGATTCGTTCGCCCAGGCCATCGCGGAGGCGGAAGATACGGCGTTTATCGCCGGCACCGGTCACGCGAACCAGCAGCCGGAGGGCATCCTCAATGCCGCGGACGTTCCGACGGTAGCGGCGGGCCAGACGGCGGCCATCACCACCGACGACATCCTGACGCTGATCTACAAGGTGCCCGCCCAGCACCGCCGGAACGGCGTGCTGATCGCCAACCCCGAGACGGTGCTGCGGCTGCGGCTGCTGAAGACGACCGACGGCCAGTATCTGTGGCAGCCGTCCCTGGTGGCCGGTCAGCCGGACACCTTCGCAGGCTATCCGGTCTACGACTCGGTGGACGTTCCGACCATCCCGACCACCGCTGGCCAGACCAACAAGGTCGCCATCTTCGGTGACGTGCGGTCGGGCTACCGTATCCTGGACCGCCAGGGTATGACGGTCAAGGTCCTGCAGGAGAGGTACGCAGACCAGGGCCTGATCGGCTACCGCGTGCGCTACCGGGTTGGTGGCAGTGTGGTCCGGCCGGAGGCCTTTGCGATCTTGACGGTGGCGGCGTAG
- a CDS encoding head-tail connector protein, which yields MPQLVTLAEAKSLLQSPAEDDGLVSDLIERASAAVESYTRRRILHAKVLDLLPGGSKALVLRYRPVVSVEQVVDLESQQAVSTEDYVIDSRAGLILRRRGKWPKGDLRWEVRYTAGYAATVDDVPADIKQAVLLLVQTWYQRRDPAIQQERIGDYSYTLADRRGWPDAVQDLLAPYVEVVV from the coding sequence ATGCCGCAGCTGGTAACGCTGGCGGAGGCGAAAAGCCTGCTGCAAAGCCCCGCCGAGGACGACGGGCTGGTCAGTGACCTGATCGAGCGGGCCTCAGCGGCGGTGGAGTCCTACACGCGCCGGCGCATCCTCCACGCCAAGGTGCTGGACCTGCTTCCCGGCGGGAGCAAGGCGCTGGTCCTGCGTTACCGGCCGGTGGTGTCGGTCGAGCAGGTGGTGGACCTGGAGAGCCAGCAGGCCGTGTCGACGGAGGACTACGTGATCGACAGCCGGGCCGGGCTGATCCTGCGCCGGCGCGGCAAGTGGCCCAAGGGCGATCTGCGCTGGGAGGTGCGCTATACAGCCGGCTACGCGGCCACCGTGGACGATGTACCTGCAGACATCAAACAGGCCGTCCTGCTGCTGGTCCAAACGTGGTACCAGCGCCGCGACCCGGCGATCCAGCAGGAGCGCATCGGCGACTACAGCTACACGCTGGCAGACCGGCGCGGATGGCCGGATGCAGTGCAGGACCTGCTGGCCCCCTACGTCGAGGTGGTGGTTTAG
- a CDS encoding head-tail adaptor protein — protein sequence MLHLLNETVQIQRRTRTSDGQGGWKEGWQDVGTARVRIRPASAREREAGAVTEALLSHVVYALDGADIRRGDRLVRASGETLAVISVRQPSAGHHLEIDAEAVQRG from the coding sequence GTGCTGCACCTGCTGAATGAGACCGTCCAGATCCAGCGCCGGACGCGCACCTCGGACGGCCAGGGCGGCTGGAAAGAGGGCTGGCAGGATGTCGGGACGGCTCGGGTCCGCATCCGGCCGGCCTCAGCTCGGGAGCGGGAAGCAGGGGCCGTCACCGAGGCGCTGCTGAGCCACGTCGTCTATGCCCTGGACGGAGCCGACATCCGTCGAGGCGACCGCCTGGTACGAGCAAGCGGGGAGACGCTGGCGGTGATCTCCGTCCGTCAGCCCTCAGCGGGCCACCACCTGGAGATTGACGCGGAGGCGGTCCAGCGTGGCTAA
- a CDS encoding DUF3168 domain-containing protein — MAALTQALYDRLAGDTELRTMLGTYKGQPAIFTAPPPGDAGEAAYPMIVTLGAVSDTPDDTKTSRGREVQRDITCYTLADGSMSQVEAIAERVRQLLHRQPLAVDGYHVWLAEVNGPILAETDDTVYGLTLTVRLRMEEV; from the coding sequence ATGGCGGCGCTCACCCAGGCGCTGTATGACCGGCTGGCCGGGGACACCGAGCTGCGTACCATGCTCGGGACCTATAAGGGCCAGCCGGCTATCTTTACGGCACCGCCGCCAGGGGACGCGGGGGAAGCCGCCTACCCAATGATCGTCACCCTGGGCGCGGTGTCTGATACACCCGACGACACGAAGACCAGCCGTGGCCGGGAGGTCCAGCGGGACATCACCTGCTACACCTTGGCCGATGGCAGCATGTCGCAGGTGGAGGCCATCGCTGAGCGGGTCCGGCAGCTGCTCCACCGCCAGCCGCTGGCTGTGGACGGTTATCACGTCTGGCTGGCTGAGGTCAACGGGCCGATCCTCGCGGAGACCGACGACACGGTGTACGGCCTGACCTTGACGGTCCGGCTGAGGATGGAGGAGGTGTAA
- a CDS encoding phage tail tube protein, protein MPEGLNGSAVLVLVQTGTDATSGQPIFEAVAKQTGLSDESSRELIDDSAKGDDHVSHLYGRAETSVELEAAYVPNDAAFQALWQAYLSKQDVVLRRTENGTMVEEARAKIESISREFPDNDRSTVTVSFQLQEFWRKVTA, encoded by the coding sequence ATGCCGGAGGGGCTGAACGGGTCGGCGGTGCTGGTGCTGGTCCAGACGGGGACCGACGCGACGAGCGGCCAGCCCATCTTCGAGGCAGTGGCGAAGCAGACCGGCCTGTCGGATGAGTCGAGCCGGGAGCTGATCGACGACAGCGCCAAGGGTGATGACCATGTCTCGCACCTGTACGGCCGTGCCGAGACCAGCGTGGAGCTGGAAGCGGCCTATGTGCCGAACGACGCGGCATTCCAGGCGCTCTGGCAGGCGTACCTGAGCAAGCAGGACGTGGTGCTTAGGCGGACGGAGAATGGGACGATGGTGGAAGAAGCGCGGGCGAAGATCGAGAGCATTAGCCGAGAATTCCCGGATAATGACCGGTCTACCGTGACTGTCTCGTTCCAGTTGCAAGAGTTCTGGCGGAAGGTGACGGCGTAA
- a CDS encoding GTA-gp10 family protein → MANPLRGEVELKAGGKTYVLRYTTNAMVQLEEMLGRSVLEIVNNPSFTDARAMVWAGLLHAHPGLTLEQAGEIMDEAGVVEAIQAAGQALKKAFGRAVDEGKPQGEETIV, encoded by the coding sequence ATGGCGAACCCGTTGCGCGGAGAAGTTGAGCTGAAGGCCGGGGGAAAGACCTACGTGCTGCGCTATACCACGAACGCCATGGTCCAATTGGAGGAAATGCTGGGGCGGTCTGTCCTGGAAATAGTGAACAACCCGTCGTTCACGGACGCCCGGGCGATGGTCTGGGCTGGATTGCTCCATGCGCATCCCGGCCTGACGCTGGAGCAGGCTGGAGAGATCATGGATGAGGCCGGGGTCGTGGAGGCCATCCAGGCCGCCGGCCAGGCGCTGAAGAAAGCCTTCGGGCGTGCTGTGGATGAGGGAAAACCGCAGGGCGAGGAAACGATCGTGTAG
- a CDS encoding phage tail tape measure protein yields the protein MALSAVLGEALVPIRAQFDALERDLKQARQKVEANLGKAMRDVGKSLRSTGQTLSTYVTLPIMGAAGAAVKLAGDFEYAMNVLQSVSGATSTELAKMRQLAVELGNDVALPGTSAIDAAEAMTELVKAGLSVEQTMKAARGVLVLSAAAEVSNAEAAEITANALNAFRLSGDKATYVADLLANAANAASGEIIDMAYGLRQSAAVSAMAGQDIADVVTALSLMANAGIQGSDAGTSLKQMFLSLINPTDKAKKLMKELGIELFTSSGQLKPLPQLIEEFRGALSKLTPAQRNQALATIFGSDAIRAANIVLMASADEWNNMRAAVTRAGGAQDVAAAKMKGFRGALEAFRSTLETLGITLGEKILPHVTAFLQTLTKLVNWFGELPGPVQTTILALAGVAAIVGPLLVGLGAVVSAIGTLMTVGPAVAAALGSVVTVAGPVVLAVMGAAAALYVLFRAGKAVWPKLAAAAKKAGPAIAGAMDQANKALGRLGQELRSMLGRAVDWVVRTAGQIGSGIERAGQAVADALGRAGDAVTAFVRRGVAQLQTFLVRVASWANGIVSNATSAMARFGSVVASAMSRALSTVSGFVSLATSRLQAIVRYVASWGSSIAARAASAMSAFASAVRSGINRAVSFFGDLGNRALSAVRGALGRMVSIGRNLAEGLWSGISKMGGWLKNKILGWAKSVIPDPLERFFGIRSPSRLMARYGKFIAQGLVKGLTGSASEIKRAAEQTARLMRDAFGGAREKRLLAMLSANTARLQKLAAQRDAIAKQIAEAHKMAADVASKALEYASIGNLNLGVEGPVTANSVIQSLSDRLRQMRAFASNLRILGGMGLSKDLLRQLIDMGVDQGGAYAAALVAGGRSAVAQINKLQRQINAAAQVLGQVAADIMYDAGMLAAKGFLAGLQEQKKDIEAAMRRIAQSVQATLRSELRMRSPSRVMMDLGRNIVRGLVAGMERQAVLVAAAASYLSSQAASAVAASALPPVSVVHADMQEAAIMGAGKPITILVPVYLNGRQIARASATYVDEELAARQRRVSRARGEVY from the coding sequence GTGGCGCTGAGTGCGGTGCTGGGCGAGGCGCTGGTCCCGATCCGGGCGCAGTTCGACGCGCTGGAGCGGGATCTCAAGCAAGCTCGCCAGAAGGTCGAGGCCAACCTCGGCAAGGCGATGCGGGACGTCGGCAAGTCCTTACGGTCGACGGGGCAGACCCTCTCTACCTACGTCACCCTGCCCATCATGGGCGCGGCGGGTGCAGCCGTCAAGCTGGCCGGGGATTTTGAGTACGCGATGAACGTGCTCCAGTCTGTATCCGGCGCGACGAGCACAGAACTCGCCAAGATGCGCCAGCTTGCGGTGGAGCTTGGGAACGACGTCGCCCTGCCAGGTACCTCGGCCATCGACGCCGCGGAAGCGATGACCGAATTGGTCAAGGCGGGCCTAAGCGTGGAGCAGACGATGAAGGCGGCCCGGGGCGTGCTCGTCCTGTCGGCGGCTGCGGAGGTATCGAATGCCGAGGCCGCGGAGATTACGGCCAACGCGCTCAATGCCTTCCGCCTCAGCGGCGACAAGGCGACCTATGTAGCTGACCTGTTGGCCAACGCGGCCAACGCGGCATCGGGCGAGATCATCGACATGGCCTACGGCCTGCGGCAGTCGGCTGCTGTGTCTGCCATGGCCGGTCAGGACATCGCGGATGTCGTGACGGCCCTCTCCTTGATGGCGAACGCAGGCATCCAGGGAAGCGACGCCGGTACGTCGCTCAAGCAGATGTTCCTGAGCCTGATCAACCCGACAGACAAGGCGAAGAAGCTCATGAAAGAGCTGGGCATCGAGCTGTTTACATCGTCCGGGCAGCTGAAGCCGCTCCCGCAGCTCATCGAGGAGTTTCGTGGCGCGCTGAGCAAGCTGACCCCCGCCCAGCGGAACCAGGCTCTGGCGACCATCTTCGGCAGCGATGCGATCCGCGCGGCCAACATCGTCCTGATGGCGAGCGCCGACGAGTGGAACAACATGCGGGCAGCCGTCACCCGGGCTGGTGGGGCACAGGACGTCGCGGCGGCCAAGATGAAGGGCTTTCGGGGGGCACTGGAAGCGTTCAGGAGCACGCTGGAGACCCTTGGGATCACGCTCGGGGAGAAGATCTTGCCGCACGTCACCGCGTTCCTCCAGACCCTCACGAAGCTCGTCAACTGGTTCGGCGAATTGCCTGGTCCGGTGCAGACGACCATCCTGGCTCTGGCAGGGGTGGCCGCCATCGTGGGCCCGCTCCTGGTTGGGTTGGGCGCCGTTGTCAGCGCGATCGGCACGCTGATGACGGTGGGGCCTGCTGTCGCTGCTGCGCTGGGGTCCGTCGTGACCGTGGCCGGCCCAGTGGTGCTGGCCGTCATGGGCGCAGCAGCGGCCCTATATGTGCTGTTCCGCGCTGGCAAGGCCGTGTGGCCGAAGCTGGCCGCCGCGGCGAAGAAAGCTGGTCCCGCCATCGCCGGAGCCATGGACCAGGCCAACAAGGCCCTGGGGCGCCTCGGACAGGAGTTGCGGTCGATGCTGGGCAGGGCTGTTGATTGGGTCGTGCGGACTGCCGGGCAGATTGGATCCGGCATCGAGCGTGCTGGTCAGGCTGTAGCTGATGCTCTTGGCCGCGCAGGGGATGCCGTGACGGCCTTTGTGCGGAGGGGCGTGGCGCAGCTGCAAACCTTCCTGGTGCGCGTTGCGTCGTGGGCTAACGGCATCGTAAGCAACGCGACCTCGGCCATGGCAAGGTTTGGGTCTGTGGTCGCCTCCGCAATGAGCCGCGCGTTATCCACGGTGTCTGGATTCGTGTCCTTGGCAACATCCAGGCTGCAGGCGATCGTCCGCTACGTTGCGTCCTGGGGCTCGTCCATCGCAGCCCGGGCGGCCTCGGCCATGTCCGCTTTTGCTTCGGCCGTGCGCTCCGGAATCAACCGCGCCGTGTCCTTCTTTGGCGACCTTGGCAACCGTGCCCTGAGTGCGGTTCGCGGTGCGTTGGGACGCATGGTATCTATTGGCCGCAATCTTGCGGAGGGCCTGTGGAGCGGCATCTCCAAGATGGGCGGCTGGCTGAAGAACAAGATTCTGGGTTGGGCAAAGTCTGTCATCCCGGACCCGCTGGAGCGGTTCTTCGGCATCCGGTCTCCCAGCCGCCTGATGGCCCGTTACGGCAAGTTCATTGCTCAGGGCCTGGTCAAGGGCCTGACCGGCTCGGCCAGCGAGATCAAACGAGCCGCTGAGCAGACCGCACGACTGATGCGGGACGCCTTTGGCGGTGCGCGCGAGAAGCGGCTGCTTGCGATGCTCAGTGCCAACACGGCACGGTTGCAAAAACTGGCGGCCCAGCGTGACGCCATCGCCAAGCAGATCGCCGAAGCGCACAAGATGGCGGCCGACGTGGCCTCCAAGGCGCTGGAGTACGCCTCTATCGGCAACCTGAACCTGGGCGTCGAAGGACCGGTCACCGCGAATAGCGTGATCCAGTCGCTGTCCGACCGGCTACGGCAGATGCGTGCCTTTGCGTCCAACCTTCGCATCCTTGGGGGCATGGGCCTCTCAAAGGACCTGCTGCGCCAGCTCATTGACATGGGCGTGGATCAGGGAGGCGCCTATGCGGCGGCCCTGGTGGCCGGCGGCAGGAGCGCGGTGGCACAGATCAATAAACTGCAGCGCCAGATCAACGCCGCTGCCCAGGTCCTTGGGCAAGTCGCCGCGGACATCATGTATGACGCAGGGATGCTGGCGGCCAAGGGATTCTTGGCTGGGTTGCAGGAGCAGAAGAAGGACATCGAGGCCGCGATGCGGCGCATCGCACAATCGGTCCAGGCGACGCTGAGGTCCGAACTGCGGATGCGTTCGCCGTCCAGGGTGATGATGGACCTGGGTCGCAACATCGTTCGCGGCCTGGTGGCCGGCATGGAGCGGCAGGCAGTGCTAGTTGCTGCTGCGGCGAGCTACCTGTCGTCCCAGGCGGCATCGGCTGTTGCGGCCAGCGCCTTGCCACCGGTCTCGGTCGTCCACGCAGACATGCAAGAGGCAGCAATCATGGGGGCCGGGAAGCCTATCACGATCCTGGTCCCTGTGTACCTGAACGGACGACAGATTGCCCGCGCGTCCGCCACCTACGTGGATGAGGAACTTGCAGCCCGGCAGCGGCGGGTCAGCCGTGCGCGGGGTGAGGTCTACTGA
- a CDS encoding distal tail protein Dit: protein MHSVTDVRRSILPPVTARTLDTPGRPGVYYQGFDYGAREIQVDIILAESTLESLRSRVRNLAAWLRPDDTPRPLVFDDEPELTWYAVLSGDTNLEEIVTVGRGTLTFLCPEPYAIGPERVLTIADGATVTAQGTADTYPIIRATVQRDITFLSIGTVDRYVLLGTPSEVEQASVPPYERIMSDELTTTEGWVDGLDADGGLVAGTMTSNGNEFVVADYGIGSGWHGPALQKGLPELVQDFRVTMWVQAINGKAEVGRVEAYLLDQTGAIIGKIGLADKYAGRDEMWGIARAGNLANGTYIINEYGDRRGVWNDFYGVLRIGRVGNTWEAYIAKYDPVKRVYHTRRLRRWTDTKGRWTAPLARVQLHAGAYGENPPMSVRILSVTVERVNKLQLSDVPIIAGPGDEIEIDCERFAVRLNGEHALELLDPSSQFFVLRPGEPVTFDVSPPGAATVELRYRERWL, encoded by the coding sequence GTGCATTCCGTCACCGACGTGCGCCGGTCCATCTTGCCGCCGGTCACGGCGCGGACCCTGGACACTCCGGGACGGCCGGGCGTCTACTACCAGGGGTTCGACTACGGTGCCCGGGAGATCCAGGTGGACATCATCCTTGCCGAGTCCACTCTGGAGAGCCTGCGGTCCAGAGTCCGCAACCTGGCTGCATGGCTGCGGCCTGACGACACGCCGCGGCCCCTGGTTTTTGACGACGAGCCGGAGCTAACGTGGTATGCCGTCCTGAGCGGCGACACGAACCTCGAGGAGATCGTGACGGTCGGACGGGGCACGCTAACCTTTCTGTGCCCCGAACCTTACGCCATCGGTCCTGAGCGCGTGTTAACGATTGCGGACGGCGCCACAGTGACCGCGCAGGGTACGGCGGACACCTACCCTATCATCCGGGCCACCGTGCAACGGGATATCACGTTCCTGTCCATCGGAACCGTGGACCGCTACGTGCTACTTGGCACGCCGTCCGAAGTGGAGCAGGCGTCCGTGCCGCCCTACGAGCGCATCATGTCTGACGAGCTGACCACCACCGAGGGCTGGGTGGACGGCCTGGATGCGGACGGCGGGCTTGTCGCAGGGACGATGACCTCCAACGGCAACGAGTTCGTCGTTGCCGATTACGGCATCGGTTCGGGTTGGCACGGGCCGGCCCTTCAGAAAGGGCTACCCGAGCTCGTGCAGGACTTCCGCGTGACCATGTGGGTCCAGGCGATCAACGGAAAGGCCGAGGTCGGCCGTGTTGAGGCGTACCTGCTGGATCAGACTGGAGCGATCATCGGCAAGATCGGGCTGGCCGACAAGTATGCTGGCCGCGACGAGATGTGGGGCATTGCACGGGCCGGGAACCTCGCCAACGGCACGTACATCATCAACGAGTACGGCGACCGGCGAGGCGTCTGGAACGACTTCTACGGCGTCCTGCGGATCGGACGTGTGGGCAACACGTGGGAGGCCTACATCGCCAAGTACGACCCGGTGAAGCGGGTGTACCACACCAGGCGGTTACGGCGCTGGACTGACACGAAGGGCAGGTGGACGGCGCCCCTAGCGCGGGTGCAGCTGCACGCGGGCGCCTATGGCGAGAACCCGCCCATGAGCGTCCGCATCCTGTCCGTGACTGTGGAGCGGGTCAACAAGCTGCAGCTCTCCGATGTCCCCATCATCGCAGGTCCGGGAGATGAAATCGAGATCGACTGCGAACGGTTCGCCGTGCGGCTGAACGGCGAGCACGCGCTGGAGCTGCTGGACCCGTCCAGCCAGTTTTTCGTCCTCCGACCGGGTGAGCCGGTTACATTCGACGTATCGCCACCCGGCGCGGCGACCGTCGAGCTCCGCTACCGGGAGCGGTGGTTGTGA
- a CDS encoding phage tail spike protein, which yields MLQVMVLDRNEVVRAVLGDAPGACPVLEDLHTEDLENADITYEFAVPADHPDAWKIENGGYIIIRDLDGLLQLLRVVRVEQTNDQDGKQLRQVLAENAALELNGTIVPPQTLRGVSAEQAMAAVLSATRWQPGIVEWAGIQDLVIDQHTTALALVHQIRQKYGGEIRWRVEWDRGRATGRYVDLLRQRGRRTGKRVEYRKDIDEMRVIEDTSELVTAMIGLGRSDDSGRRLTFVGVEWSTAKGDPVDKPLGQEWVGDPEALQRWGLPGGRHLMGVYEDSEETDPARLLQKTWDALQERIKSRYTYEITAVALERIAGLEHEAVRLGDTVTVHNFDVDPPLVLEARVVKLERSYTDPTRDRVYLGYYEPSKLGRAVLDSAERQVRRLRTVVQTIQARDEPALVDITYGPDGRFQKAVSGGWWWEAEYTTGPTGQVVASKITERRPDGTTVAWTLEYDASGRLIRATPAVTAAS from the coding sequence ATGTTGCAGGTCATGGTGCTGGACCGCAACGAGGTGGTCCGGGCCGTGCTGGGCGACGCGCCCGGGGCGTGCCCGGTGCTGGAGGACCTCCACACGGAGGACCTGGAGAACGCCGACATCACTTACGAGTTCGCGGTGCCTGCCGACCACCCGGACGCCTGGAAGATCGAGAACGGCGGGTACATCATCATCCGGGACCTGGACGGCCTGCTGCAGCTGCTCCGCGTCGTGCGGGTGGAGCAGACGAACGACCAGGACGGCAAGCAGCTGCGGCAGGTGCTGGCCGAAAACGCGGCCCTGGAGCTCAACGGCACTATCGTGCCGCCCCAAACCCTGCGGGGCGTGTCGGCCGAGCAGGCCATGGCAGCCGTCCTTTCCGCGACCCGGTGGCAGCCCGGCATCGTCGAGTGGGCCGGCATCCAGGACCTCGTGATCGACCAGCACACGACGGCCCTCGCGTTGGTCCACCAGATCCGCCAGAAGTACGGGGGCGAGATCCGGTGGCGGGTGGAGTGGGACCGCGGGCGAGCCACGGGCCGCTACGTGGACCTGCTCCGTCAGCGCGGGCGCCGTACCGGGAAGCGGGTGGAGTATCGCAAGGACATCGACGAGATGCGCGTCATCGAGGACACCAGCGAGCTGGTCACGGCGATGATCGGATTGGGGCGGTCGGATGATTCCGGCCGCCGCCTCACTTTTGTGGGGGTGGAGTGGAGCACGGCGAAGGGCGACCCGGTGGACAAGCCGCTGGGGCAGGAGTGGGTGGGTGACCCGGAGGCCTTGCAGCGGTGGGGCCTCCCCGGCGGCCGTCACCTGATGGGTGTCTACGAGGACTCCGAGGAAACCGACCCGGCCCGCCTGCTCCAGAAAACGTGGGACGCCCTGCAGGAGCGCATCAAGAGCCGGTACACCTACGAGATCACGGCGGTGGCCCTGGAGCGCATCGCCGGCCTGGAACACGAGGCGGTGCGCCTGGGCGATACCGTGACGGTCCACAACTTCGACGTGGACCCGCCGCTGGTCCTGGAGGCCCGTGTGGTCAAGCTGGAGCGGTCCTACACCGACCCCACGCGGGACCGGGTGTACCTGGGCTATTACGAGCCCTCCAAGCTCGGCCGGGCGGTGCTGGACAGCGCCGAAAGACAGGTCCGGCGCCTGAGGACCGTCGTCCAAACCATCCAGGCCCGGGACGAACCGGCGCTGGTGGACATCACCTACGGACCGGACGGGCGGTTCCAGAAGGCGGTCTCGGGCGGCTGGTGGTGGGAGGCGGAATACACCACCGGGCCGACGGGTCAGGTGGTGGCCTCCAAGATCACGGAGCGCCGGCCGGACGGGACAACGGTGGCCTGGACACTCGAGTATGACGCCTCCGGACGGCTGATCCGGGCCACGCCGGCCGTCACGGCGGCATCGTGA